The DNA region TCATAAAATAATCAATAATTTGATTTGCCATCGCGTCAGCTTCAAGATTATCATTCCCATATGTTGGGAAGCCATGTTCGGGCACATAATCAGTGGCTAATCCCGTAACATCTCGAATAACTTTCACATGCCCATGTTTAATTGCCATCAGTGAATCTGTTGCTTGTGATATACCCGCTATTCCAGTGGCAAATGTTCGTTCAAGATGCGAATCCATCAACGCTAACTGAACCGCTTCATATGCATACTTATCGTGCATATAATGAATCACATTTAGTGTGTTGACATACAAATTAGCCAAACAATCTAAGATACTTTTGTATGCTGCCCAAACATCTTCATAGTTTAGGTATTCGCCGGTTAACGGCCGTAATTTAGGTCCAACTTGAACCCCGCTTTTTTCATCAATTCCGCCGTTAATGGCATACAACAAGGCCTTTGCTAAGTTAGCACGGGCACCAAAGAATTGCATATTCTTCCCAATCACCGTGGCTGAGACACAACATGCAATCCCGACATCGTCAAATCCCCAATAATCGCGGAGTAACTGTTCATTTTCAAATTGTAGGGCATGTGATTCTTCCGCTACTTTTGCCGCATACTGTTTAAATCCTTCTGGCGCTCGAGATGACCAAAGGACAGTAATATTAGGTTCAGGCGATGGTCCCATGGTTGATAGTGTACTCAAAAATCTAAAATCCGTCTTGGTCACTAAAGAACGACCATCACTACTCATACCACCAACTGATAAAGTTGCCCAAATCGGAAAGCCTGAAAACAAGTCGTTATACTCTGGTGTCCTTGCAAAACGTACCATGCGTAACTTCATCACAAGATGGTCAATGAGTTCTTGTGCATCATTTTCATCAATCAAACCACGTTTCAAATCACGTTCAAGATAAATATCTAAAAAGGTTGAAATACGTCCAATCGACATAGCCGCGCCATTTTGAGCCTTAATGGCCCCCAAATAACCGAAGTATAGCCATTGAATCGCCTCTTGTGCTGTTTTGGCTGGCAATGAAATGTCAAAACCATAGCTCGCTGCCATCGTCTTTAATTCCTCAAGCGCCCGATGCTGTTCCTTAATTTCCTCACGAAGTCGAATCACCGATTCGGTCATCGCACCTGCACCAACATTTTCCCAATCACGCGCTTTTTCCTGCATCAAGCGTTCGATACCATACAAAGCCACCCGCCGATAATCACCAATAATGCGGCCACGGCCGTATGCATCAGGTAATCCTGTCAATATTTTATTTTTACGAGCTAAGATCATTTCAGGCGTGTAGGCGTCAAAAACACCTTGATTGTGCGTTTTACGCCACTGATTGAATACTGTATGCATCAATGGATTGGTTTCATAGCCATTTGATTCCAATGCGCTTTCTGCCATTCGAATCCCACAAAATGGCATAAATGCTTGTTTAAGTGGCTGGTCTGTTTGTAAGCCAACAATTTTTTCTGCTGATTGAATTAAGTACCCCGGTTGATGTGATGTTAAGGTTGATGGCACATCATTTTCCATTGCCAAAACACCACTATGCTCGTGCTCCACTTCAAACAAATCATTGAGGCGCACCATTAATTCATTCGTTGCCGATGATGCACCAGATAAAAAATCAGCATTTCCGACATACTCAGTATAATTACGCTGAATAAAATCACGTGTGTTTATTTCATCTTGCCAAAGACCTACGGCAAAGCCTTCCCATGCGTGTGCCGATGCATTCGGTACTGATTGTTTTGTTTCGGTCGACATAACCCAATTCCTCCATTAAACGACATAAAAAAAGTGCACCTGTTTATCCCAGTGCACTTATCTTACTCTCACAAAAAAGTCAAAAAATGGCGTTTTTGTGAACATTTTATGTTCATTTCATCAGTGGTTATTGATTTTCTGTTACTTGATCTTGAAATAACGTCAACCCAATCCGTTCTCTGGCAACATCAACATTTTTCACCCAAACAGTGACAACATCGCCAACTGCGACGTGCTGATGTGGATCAACCTTCAGATTTCTTTGACGATGTTCAACCATATTATTTACGTGGACTAAGCCATCTTCATGAACACCGACATCAACAAAGGCCCCAAAGTCAACTACATTTCTAACCGTGCCCTGTAATTCCATACCAGGTTTCAAGTCTTTCAAAGTTAACACGTCAGAACGCAATACTGCACCTTGCGTGCTATCACGTAAGTCACGACCAGGATGGGTCAAAGAATCAATCACATCAGTTAACGTTGGTAAGCCAACATTAAAATGGTCAGCCATTTCTTGAGAAATCATAGGTTGCAACTGCGCACTACTGTTTGCGCCAATCGCTGCACCAGTTTCTTTCAAAATCGCCTTAGCCAAAGTGTACGATTCTGGGTGAATGTCCGTATTATCAAGCGCATTTTTACCATTTGGAATACGTAAAAATCCAGCAGCTTGCTCAAAGGCTTTTGGACCTAACTTTGGCACTTTTTTCAACTCATTTCGAGTAGTAAATGCGCCATTATCATTTCGATAAACGACAATGTTATTAGCAGTTGTTTTGGTTAAGCCAGCGATATGCTGCAATAATTGTGGCGAAGCAGTATTCAAATTAACACCAACTTGATTGACCGCACTTTCTAATACCGTATCAAGCTCTTGTGTCAACTCCTTAGTTGGTAAATCATGTTGATATTGGCCGACACCCACGGCTTGCGGATCAATTTTGATCAACTCTGCCATTGGGTCCTGTAACCGACGTGCGATTGAAATCGCTGAACGTTCCTCAACATGCAAATCTGGAAATTCTTCTCGTGCTACATCAGATGCTGAATAAACCGAAGCCCCAGATTCATTGACCACCACATACTGTAAATGCGGTAAATCAGTCTTAATGATATCAGCAATGAATGCCTGAGATTCACGTGAAGCGGTCCCGTTTCCAATCGCAACTAAACTCACATGATACGTATTGACTAAACGAATAATTTCTCGTCGAGCGC from Weissella diestrammenae includes:
- a CDS encoding Tex family protein, which translates into the protein MMEIKLPEIDLVHDVAEMLNLPQTKVAATTELLDEGNTVPFIARYRKEATGNLDEVQIRDIQTATKRLTDLQARKVTVQKALIEQGAWQATIAKNLAQADNMQAVEDLYLPFKQKRRTKATVAKEAGLMPFAQLVQRFPAESLRKAAQAYVDEARGLPDVDAVMAGVHEIFAEVIGENAGLRDWIRRYTRDNGRLVTKLKRDGETKDEKHVFELYYDFDQKFKNLANHQVLAINRGENEQVLTVSIDVDTEAILRYLKFRLIGSKIGESKDVLLAAASDAYKRFIGPAIAREMRHELTEKAATDAIKVFGTNLYHLLMGSPLRGRVVLGFDPGIRTGSKLAVVDENGKFLDKVVIYPHRAAKYDPAGARREIIRLVNTYHVSLVAIGNGTASRESQAFIADIIKTDLPHLQYVVVNESGASVYSASDVAREEFPDLHVEERSAISIARRLQDPMAELIKIDPQAVGVGQYQHDLPTKELTQELDTVLESAVNQVGVNLNTASPQLLQHIAGLTKTTANNIVVYRNDNGAFTTRNELKKVPKLGPKAFEQAAGFLRIPNGKNALDNTDIHPESYTLAKAILKETGAAIGANSSAQLQPMISQEMADHFNVGLPTLTDVIDSLTHPGRDLRDSTQGAVLRSDVLTLKDLKPGMELQGTVRNVVDFGAFVDVGVHEDGLVHVNNMVEHRQRNLKVDPHQHVAVGDVVTVWVKNVDVARERIGLTLFQDQVTENQ
- the pflB gene encoding formate C-acetyltransferase, which encodes MSTETKQSVPNASAHAWEGFAVGLWQDEINTRDFIQRNYTEYVGNADFLSGASSATNELMVRLNDLFEVEHEHSGVLAMENDVPSTLTSHQPGYLIQSAEKIVGLQTDQPLKQAFMPFCGIRMAESALESNGYETNPLMHTVFNQWRKTHNQGVFDAYTPEMILARKNKILTGLPDAYGRGRIIGDYRRVALYGIERLMQEKARDWENVGAGAMTESVIRLREEIKEQHRALEELKTMAASYGFDISLPAKTAQEAIQWLYFGYLGAIKAQNGAAMSIGRISTFLDIYLERDLKRGLIDENDAQELIDHLVMKLRMVRFARTPEYNDLFSGFPIWATLSVGGMSSDGRSLVTKTDFRFLSTLSTMGPSPEPNITVLWSSRAPEGFKQYAAKVAEESHALQFENEQLLRDYWGFDDVGIACCVSATVIGKNMQFFGARANLAKALLYAINGGIDEKSGVQVGPKLRPLTGEYLNYEDVWAAYKSILDCLANLYVNTLNVIHYMHDKYAYEAVQLALMDSHLERTFATGIAGISQATDSLMAIKHGHVKVIRDVTGLATDYVPEHGFPTYGNDNLEADAMANQIIDYFMTQIRRQHFYREAKPTTSLLTITSNVVYGKATGNMPDGRRAGVPLSPGANPSYDDGHFLGEKHGLLASLNSVARLNYGNALDGISNTQIINPSALGKNQTEIVTNLCHVLDGYFNQGGYHLNVNVFDQSLLKDAQAHPEKYPNLTIRVSGYAVKFRDLTAEQQNDVMLRTAHAHLTV